One genomic window of Desulfatibacillum aliphaticivorans DSM 15576 includes the following:
- a CDS encoding pyruvoyl-dependent arginine decarboxylase, with translation MMVPRCMFFTKGVGTHKEKLASFEEALRDAKIAHFNLVSVSSIFPPHCEIVTIEEGLSLLHPGEITFCVMAREDTMEPGRRVFSSVGLAIPAESGRYGYLSEHHGFGQTELEAGEYAEDLAAEMLATTLGIEFDSDKDYDERREVYKMSGKIVESQHISQAALGAEGNLWTTVLAAAIFVL, from the coding sequence ATGATGGTGCCCAGATGTATGTTTTTTACCAAGGGGGTCGGAACGCACAAGGAAAAATTGGCCTCATTTGAAGAAGCGCTTAGAGACGCAAAAATCGCGCACTTCAACCTGGTGTCGGTTTCCTCCATTTTTCCGCCGCATTGTGAAATCGTGACCATTGAAGAGGGGCTGTCCCTGCTGCATCCCGGCGAAATAACCTTTTGCGTCATGGCCCGGGAAGACACCATGGAGCCCGGCCGCAGGGTCTTCTCCAGCGTTGGGTTGGCCATTCCTGCGGAGTCCGGCCGTTACGGATATTTGTCCGAACATCATGGCTTCGGCCAGACCGAGTTGGAAGCCGGGGAATACGCCGAGGACCTGGCGGCCGAAATGCTGGCCACCACCCTGGGCATTGAGTTTGACTCGGACAAAGACTACGACGAACGCCGGGAAGTATACAAAATGAGCGGCAAGATCGTGGAAAGCCAGCATATCAGCCAGGCCGCCCTGGGCGCCGAAGGCAACCTCTGGACCACGGTGCTGGCAGCGGCTATTTTCGTGTTGTGA
- the speB gene encoding agmatinase: protein MESSRIVVLPLPYEANPSYGEGSQDGPYHILDASTQMEAVDEETGQEWTDLKIHTCRPPSISPEPEKAVLEIEAAAKAILDKGKRLLSLGGDHAVTIGTARAAAKAYPGMGILQIDAHMDLRDSWNGSKFNHACVMRRLAGDDKIPSVAVGIRSFSAEERDFARQTGHQVFLAHGIDPKDDEWIDQVVSLLPENVYLTLDLDGLDPSVIPGTGTPEPGGLSYRQALDLIRGLGARRNVVAADINELAVIPHTHVSEYTAARLAQKIFVYCFG from the coding sequence TTGGAGTCCAGCAGGATAGTTGTGCTCCCCCTGCCCTATGAAGCCAATCCATCCTATGGCGAGGGCAGCCAGGACGGACCCTATCATATTCTGGACGCCTCCACCCAAATGGAAGCCGTGGATGAAGAAACCGGCCAGGAATGGACGGATTTGAAAATCCACACCTGCCGGCCGCCGTCCATCTCCCCGGAGCCTGAAAAGGCCGTTTTGGAGATTGAAGCGGCGGCCAAAGCCATTCTTGATAAGGGAAAACGTTTGCTTTCCCTGGGCGGCGACCATGCCGTGACCATAGGAACGGCCAGGGCGGCAGCCAAGGCGTATCCCGGCATGGGCATCCTGCAAATCGACGCACACATGGATCTGCGCGACTCCTGGAACGGCAGCAAGTTCAATCACGCTTGCGTCATGCGCCGCCTTGCGGGGGACGACAAAATCCCCTCCGTGGCCGTGGGCATCCGGTCCTTCAGCGCCGAGGAAAGGGATTTCGCCCGCCAGACCGGCCATCAGGTTTTTCTGGCCCATGGAATCGATCCCAAGGACGACGAGTGGATCGATCAGGTTGTCAGCCTGCTGCCTGAAAACGTCTATCTGACCCTGGACCTGGACGGCCTGGATCCCTCGGTGATTCCCGGCACAGGCACCCCGGAGCCGGGCGGCCTGTCCTATCGCCAGGCGCTGGACCTGATTCGCGGCCTGGGCGCCCGGAGAAATGTGGTAGCTGCGGACATCAATGAACTGGCGGTCATCCCCCATACCCACGTTTCGGAATACACCGCCGCCCGCCTGGCCCAAAAAATCTTCGTGTATTGCTTTGGATAG
- a CDS encoding DNA-methyltransferase — MPDYPYATIHQMIHGDSTAMKEITDQSIDLVVTSPPYPMIQMWDAIFSAQDQEIGNLLERGYGLKAYERMHVILDKVWAECFRVMKSGAILCINIGDATRSIDGEFSLYPNHARILSSLTDLGFSILPEILWRKQTNAPNKFMGSGMLPGGAYVTLEHEFILVARKGGKREFKGVEKQNRQNSAYFWEERNTWFSDVWMDLKGARQEIGEKNLRERSAAFPFELPFRLINMYSAKGDAVLDPFGGLGTTILAAMACGRNSIAYEQDEELSRVFSPEASNFTGFANKRQEERLARHVDFVLKRFEDKGAFRHKNTCYGFPVITGQEKELVLDGLTSLKKTGNGCFSAEHGLLEATEEKQDWTRLFDGNKKTAPKPKRLEKSKKSKSPLVQTSLFD, encoded by the coding sequence ATGCCTGACTACCCTTATGCGACCATCCATCAGATGATCCATGGCGATTCCACGGCCATGAAAGAAATCACGGATCAAAGCATTGATCTGGTTGTGACCTCTCCGCCCTATCCCATGATACAGATGTGGGACGCGATTTTTTCCGCCCAGGACCAGGAAATCGGCAATCTACTGGAGCGCGGATACGGCTTAAAAGCCTATGAACGCATGCATGTTATTCTGGATAAGGTATGGGCCGAATGCTTCCGGGTTATGAAATCCGGGGCCATTTTATGCATCAACATCGGGGACGCTACGCGCAGCATAGACGGGGAGTTCTCCCTATACCCAAATCACGCACGAATTCTTTCCAGCCTGACGGATTTGGGGTTCAGCATCTTGCCGGAAATCCTTTGGCGAAAGCAAACCAACGCACCCAACAAATTCATGGGCTCGGGCATGCTGCCCGGCGGGGCGTATGTGACGCTTGAGCATGAATTCATCCTGGTGGCCCGCAAGGGCGGCAAGCGGGAGTTTAAAGGCGTGGAAAAGCAAAACAGGCAAAACAGCGCCTATTTTTGGGAAGAGCGGAACACCTGGTTTTCCGACGTGTGGATGGATTTGAAAGGCGCCCGTCAGGAGATCGGCGAAAAAAACCTCCGGGAGCGCAGCGCGGCCTTTCCTTTTGAATTGCCTTTTCGCCTGATCAACATGTACTCCGCCAAAGGAGACGCGGTGCTCGATCCGTTTGGAGGCTTGGGCACGACCATCCTGGCGGCCATGGCCTGTGGAAGAAACTCTATAGCCTACGAGCAGGACGAGGAACTGAGCCGCGTCTTTTCGCCCGAAGCCTCGAATTTTACGGGCTTCGCCAACAAGCGCCAGGAAGAAAGACTTGCACGCCATGTGGATTTCGTACTAAAAAGATTTGAAGACAAGGGGGCTTTTCGCCACAAAAATACCTGCTACGGATTTCCTGTGATAACAGGCCAGGAAAAAGAACTGGTTTTGGACGGGTTGACAAGCCTGAAAAAGACCGGAAACGGCTGCTTTTCAGCAGAGCACGGCCTCCTGGAAGCAACTGAAGAAAAGCAGGACTGGACGCGGCTTTTCGATGGGAATAAAAAGACCGCACCAAAGCCCAAGAGACTGGAAAAGTCCAAAAAATCAAAAAGTCCGCTCGTTCAGACCTCTCTTTTCGATTGA
- a CDS encoding serine/threonine-protein kinase — protein sequence MADSPNKPSKLDDSFLAGLADLKKVGRYEIIYKIGQGAAGIVYLGRDPYIKRYVAIKISRPTSERGKERFFVEAQSAGRLNHPNIVAVYDLGVYNEFCYITMEYVEGHTLEKVCRAKKLLPPRQALETMFSVVNAFDYAHKEGIIHRDIKPSNIMVDVMGNAKITDFGTAQMTEETSEMGVWGTPSYMSPEQLQEEDIGPFSDIFSLGCVFYEILTGKQAFPGNNNFSIMYKVTNEEPPPISTLRKDLPPAVDQILKKALAKKKQDRYQSCMDFAYDLKFVLRGLGHSRAPKKDKVQDAIDFIHNVPFFRNFTKGQVAEVANVGEILKFEKGQDIVKEGEIDDHFFIILSGRTKISKSGQQVAVLSSGECFGEMAFIACQPRVATVTADTDCMLMRISATLFDRSPPPVQLRFFKNFATILVRRFS from the coding sequence ATGGCAGATAGCCCAAACAAACCATCCAAGCTGGATGATTCGTTTCTGGCGGGGCTTGCGGACTTAAAAAAAGTCGGCCGCTACGAAATTATCTATAAGATTGGGCAAGGCGCTGCAGGCATTGTATATCTGGGGCGCGATCCCTACATCAAACGGTACGTCGCCATTAAGATCTCCCGCCCCACCTCCGAACGAGGCAAGGAGCGCTTTTTTGTGGAAGCCCAGTCCGCCGGCCGCCTGAACCACCCAAACATCGTGGCGGTCTATGACCTGGGGGTGTACAACGAGTTCTGCTACATCACCATGGAGTACGTGGAAGGCCACACCCTGGAAAAGGTCTGCCGCGCCAAAAAGCTCCTGCCTCCCCGCCAGGCCCTGGAAACCATGTTTTCGGTGGTCAACGCCTTTGATTACGCCCACAAGGAAGGCATCATCCATCGGGACATCAAGCCTTCCAATATTATGGTGGACGTCATGGGCAACGCCAAAATCACGGATTTCGGCACCGCCCAGATGACCGAGGAAACCTCTGAGATGGGCGTCTGGGGCACCCCCAGCTATATGTCCCCGGAACAGCTTCAGGAAGAGGACATAGGCCCATTTTCCGATATTTTTTCCCTGGGGTGCGTGTTTTACGAAATATTGACCGGCAAGCAGGCTTTTCCCGGAAACAACAATTTTTCCATCATGTATAAGGTCACCAACGAAGAGCCGCCTCCCATCTCCACCCTTCGTAAGGACCTGCCCCCGGCCGTGGATCAAATCCTGAAAAAAGCCCTGGCCAAGAAAAAGCAAGATCGTTACCAAAGCTGCATGGACTTCGCCTACGACCTCAAGTTCGTACTCAGGGGCCTGGGCCATTCCCGCGCTCCCAAAAAGGATAAGGTGCAGGACGCCATCGACTTCATCCATAACGTGCCTTTTTTCCGGAACTTTACAAAAGGACAGGTGGCTGAGGTGGCCAATGTTGGGGAAATCCTGAAGTTTGAAAAAGGGCAGGATATCGTCAAGGAAGGAGAGATTGACGACCATTTTTTCATAATTTTATCCGGCAGAACGAAAATATCAAAAAGCGGCCAGCAGGTGGCCGTACTCAGTTCCGGAGAATGCTTCGGCGAAATGGCTTTTATCGCCTGCCAGCCCCGGGTGGCCACAGTCACCGCCGACACCGACTGCATGCTCATGCGCATTTCCGCCACCTTATTTGACCGTTCGCCCCCGCCCGTCCAACTCCGCTTTTTCAAAAATTTCGCAACCATCCTGGTCCGCAGATTCTCTTAA
- a CDS encoding serine/threonine protein kinase: MQSAAANGSGYKKDRTPAQGTQVKIGRFKILKVLGKGAQGVVYLAQDPNLGREVAIKTLDAYRNISLEKRERLIKEAKTVSKLKHPNVAPLYEAGSHGDRPYLVFEHIEGKPLKEILAQEKPLKVSRAVKLMIKILAGVGSAHKAGIIHKDLSPNNIMVEEDDTPRIMDFGISIMMTDAKSQSGQMAGTVNYMSPEHGVEGPLTPQADIFSLGVILFEMLTGRTAFSGENAYAVLYQIAYETPPKPSSINSNVDDKLDRIVLKALEKALENRYSFADDMKAELEAWLKSDEDGHGMGGNPESNSAVEFILKRMRYKKDFPTFSSNVIEINKKASMAGSNMASAADLSRVILKDFSLTNKLLRLVNSAFYGQFAGKITTVSRAVVVLGFEEVRMAAASLMLFDHIQNKSQREDLKDASVKAFMSGMIAKEIGDSMQMKGVEEALVCAMLHNLGRHLAAFYLPDEYDEIKKRMIQKDLSEKHASKSILGVSFEELGMAVAKNWKFPDKIVQTLRTLPPGNVDRPKTPEEMLRNLSNLSNEVCEAVSNSKGNDRKKVLDSIARRYQKSVPLSTKKIEGLLHGAKDMIGKYANILDIDVQKSPFIKAIEDEGIATVVPAAEAVPGALPGAPLPGAPLQEPSLSETQEQVSVLITGIQEITNAMLEEYKLNDMLFMVLETMYRGFGFQRVLFAVMNNTKTTMTARFGFGLDMDNLLKKFSFDVGAPNNPRDVFQLCVAQKKDIRIDDIKILHEKGKLPKWYIDAVLAPAFALYPVVVNNQCIGMFYMDREQPGVVIGGEHHNYIKTLRNQAVMAIRHAR; this comes from the coding sequence ATGCAATCTGCCGCCGCCAATGGATCAGGCTATAAAAAAGACAGGACGCCTGCTCAGGGGACCCAAGTCAAAATCGGCCGTTTTAAAATTTTAAAAGTATTAGGCAAAGGCGCCCAGGGCGTCGTCTATTTGGCCCAGGATCCCAATCTTGGCAGAGAAGTCGCCATAAAAACCCTGGATGCCTACCGGAATATCAGCCTGGAAAAACGGGAACGGCTTATCAAGGAAGCCAAAACCGTCAGCAAGTTGAAGCATCCCAATGTGGCCCCCTTGTATGAGGCCGGGTCGCACGGGGATCGCCCCTATCTTGTATTCGAGCATATCGAAGGGAAGCCCCTAAAGGAAATCCTCGCCCAGGAGAAGCCGTTGAAGGTGTCTCGGGCTGTCAAACTGATGATTAAAATCCTTGCCGGGGTTGGCAGCGCGCATAAGGCCGGCATTATCCACAAGGATCTTAGCCCCAACAACATCATGGTGGAGGAGGACGACACGCCCCGCATCATGGATTTCGGCATATCCATCATGATGACCGACGCCAAAAGCCAGTCCGGGCAAATGGCCGGCACAGTCAACTACATGTCGCCTGAGCATGGGGTTGAAGGGCCTTTAACCCCCCAGGCGGACATTTTTTCCCTGGGCGTGATCCTGTTTGAGATGCTAACCGGCAGGACTGCCTTTTCCGGCGAAAACGCCTACGCAGTGCTGTATCAGATTGCTTACGAAACGCCGCCCAAGCCGTCTTCCATCAACTCCAACGTAGACGACAAGCTGGACCGCATTGTGCTGAAAGCGTTGGAAAAAGCCCTGGAGAACAGATACTCCTTCGCCGATGACATGAAAGCGGAATTGGAAGCCTGGCTGAAATCCGACGAAGACGGGCATGGCATGGGCGGGAATCCGGAATCCAACAGCGCTGTGGAGTTCATTCTGAAACGCATGCGCTACAAAAAGGATTTCCCGACTTTTTCCTCCAATGTCATTGAGATCAACAAAAAAGCCTCCATGGCCGGCAGTAACATGGCCTCGGCGGCCGACCTTTCCCGGGTGATTCTCAAGGATTTTTCCCTGACCAACAAACTCCTGCGTTTGGTCAACTCCGCCTTTTACGGACAGTTCGCCGGCAAAATAACCACTGTCAGCCGCGCCGTGGTGGTTCTGGGCTTTGAAGAAGTCCGCATGGCCGCCGCCAGCCTCATGCTTTTCGATCACATCCAGAACAAAAGCCAGCGGGAGGACCTGAAGGACGCTTCCGTCAAGGCCTTTATGAGCGGCATGATCGCCAAGGAAATTGGAGACAGCATGCAGATGAAGGGAGTGGAAGAAGCCCTGGTCTGCGCCATGCTGCACAATCTGGGCAGGCATTTGGCCGCCTTTTATCTGCCTGACGAGTATGACGAAATCAAAAAACGGATGATCCAAAAGGATCTTAGCGAGAAGCACGCCTCCAAATCCATTCTGGGCGTTTCGTTTGAAGAACTTGGCATGGCGGTGGCTAAAAACTGGAAGTTCCCGGATAAAATCGTCCAGACCCTGCGCACCCTGCCGCCCGGAAATGTGGATCGCCCCAAAACTCCGGAGGAAATGCTGCGGAATCTATCCAATCTCTCCAATGAGGTCTGCGAGGCTGTGAGCAATTCCAAAGGAAACGACAGAAAAAAAGTACTGGATAGCATAGCCCGGCGCTACCAAAAAAGCGTTCCCCTTTCCACCAAAAAAATTGAGGGCCTGCTGCACGGCGCCAAGGATATGATCGGAAAATACGCCAATATCTTAGACATTGACGTCCAAAAAAGCCCTTTCATCAAAGCCATTGAAGATGAAGGCATTGCAACGGTCGTTCCGGCTGCAGAAGCCGTTCCAGGCGCCCTTCCCGGCGCGCCTTTACCCGGCGCCCCCCTCCAGGAGCCCTCCCTCTCCGAGACCCAGGAGCAGGTCAGCGTGCTGATCACGGGCATCCAGGAAATCACCAACGCCATGTTGGAGGAGTACAAACTCAACGACATGCTTTTTATGGTGCTGGAAACCATGTATCGGGGTTTTGGCTTTCAACGGGTGTTGTTTGCGGTCATGAACAATACAAAAACCACGATGACCGCCCGTTTCGGCTTTGGCCTGGACATGGACAATCTGCTTAAAAAATTCAGCTTTGACGTGGGCGCCCCCAATAACCCCAGGGATGTGTTTCAGTTGTGCGTCGCACAAAAAAAGGACATCAGGATCGACGACATAAAAATACTGCACGAAAAGGGCAAGCTGCCCAAATGGTATATCGACGCCGTCCTGGCGCCCGCTTTCGCCCTGTACCCCGTGGTGGTCAATAACCAGTGCATCGGCATGTTCTACATGGACCGGGAGCAGCCGGGCGTGGTCATCGGCGGCGAGCACCACAACTACATCAAAACCCTGCGCAACCAAGCGGTCATGGCCATTCGCCATGCAAGGTAG
- a CDS encoding DUF3786 domain-containing protein: MSGKKSTVDIYKLLEKSNCRECGYPTCMAFAAAVFQGRSHLKDCPRLDPAVAEAEGGAPAKTVDPGEEINKALEEFRAQMKDVDLEARAKVLGGRYANGRLILKILGKDFGVDNAGKIHTDIHVNPWVAAPFFAYVLHGQGVEPSGEWISLRELEGGQPLYGLFVQRVEQPIRKVADAYPDLFADMVDLFGGKEVEPAYQSDISVVLQVLPKVPIMVCYWRPEDGMESNFNLFFDANANKNLPTQALYTLSGGLGNMFEKLALRHGVAV, translated from the coding sequence ATGAGCGGGAAAAAAAGCACCGTAGACATTTACAAACTGCTTGAAAAGTCCAATTGCAGGGAATGCGGATATCCCACATGCATGGCCTTTGCAGCGGCTGTTTTTCAGGGCCGAAGCCACCTGAAAGATTGTCCTCGTCTGGACCCGGCCGTGGCCGAGGCTGAAGGCGGGGCTCCGGCCAAAACCGTGGATCCCGGTGAGGAAATTAACAAAGCCCTGGAGGAGTTTCGGGCGCAAATGAAGGATGTGGATCTTGAGGCCAGGGCCAAGGTCCTGGGGGGGCGCTACGCCAATGGCCGATTGATCCTTAAAATCCTGGGAAAAGACTTTGGCGTGGACAACGCAGGCAAAATCCATACAGACATCCATGTCAACCCCTGGGTGGCGGCGCCTTTTTTCGCCTATGTGCTTCATGGCCAGGGGGTGGAGCCCTCCGGGGAATGGATTTCCCTGCGGGAATTGGAGGGAGGGCAGCCCTTATACGGCTTGTTCGTCCAAAGGGTTGAACAGCCTATTAGAAAGGTGGCGGACGCCTATCCCGATCTCTTCGCCGACATGGTGGACCTTTTCGGCGGCAAAGAGGTTGAGCCTGCTTATCAATCGGACATCTCCGTGGTTCTGCAGGTTTTGCCCAAGGTTCCCATTATGGTTTGCTACTGGAGGCCGGAAGACGGCATGGAGTCCAACTTCAACCTGTTTTTTGACGCCAATGCAAACAAAAATCTCCCGACGCAGGCTTTGTACACCCTGAGCGGAGGCCTTGGGAACATGTTCGAAAAGCTGGCTTTGCGACATGGAGTCGCCGTGTAG
- a CDS encoding diguanylate cyclase, whose product MKKVLLVEDSPLFGDTVKAAIEDEFECQVMWAQTMADAQALLEKHNGDFCVSVLDYNLPDASDGEILDCVLAWNIPSIVFSGIFEDDARDFIWSKRVVDYVLKGGPESIEYLISLIRHIFHARETKVLVVDDSRVFRAMASELLSVRQYQIFQAENGREALEIMEEHPDIRMAIIDYYMPEMDGITLTNELRRRYNRDQLAIIGVSTEGGGMISAQFIKSGANDFLNKPFLTEEFYCRITQNIDLLRHIKRVKELSSRDYLTNLFNRRSFFEYGQKLYASAMRDQTVIAVAMLDVDEFKSVNDSFGHDAGDEVLKTVADTLMESFRETDIVSRFGGDEFCIIMANPDQNEVPALLERIRTAVENKYIEVDGQQVNVSISVGACTELCDSLDIMIKKADQMLRQAKRAGKNNVQLISAC is encoded by the coding sequence ATGAAGAAGGTGTTGCTGGTGGAAGACAGCCCCTTGTTTGGGGACACTGTCAAAGCCGCCATAGAGGACGAGTTCGAGTGCCAGGTCATGTGGGCCCAAACCATGGCCGACGCCCAGGCATTGCTTGAAAAGCACAACGGCGATTTTTGCGTCAGCGTTTTGGATTATAACCTGCCGGACGCCTCGGATGGCGAGATTTTGGATTGCGTCCTGGCCTGGAACATTCCCTCCATTGTTTTTTCCGGAATTTTTGAGGACGACGCCCGGGACTTTATCTGGTCCAAGAGGGTGGTCGACTACGTCCTCAAAGGCGGGCCCGAAAGCATTGAGTACCTCATTTCCCTGATTCGTCACATTTTTCACGCCCGAGAAACCAAAGTTCTGGTCGTGGATGACTCCCGGGTTTTTCGGGCCATGGCCTCGGAATTGCTCTCTGTGAGGCAATACCAGATTTTTCAGGCGGAAAACGGCCGGGAAGCCTTGGAGATTATGGAAGAGCATCCGGACATCCGCATGGCGATCATAGACTACTATATGCCGGAAATGGACGGCATAACCCTTACCAATGAGCTGCGCAGGCGCTACAACCGGGATCAACTGGCCATCATTGGGGTGTCTACGGAGGGCGGCGGCATGATTTCCGCCCAATTTATCAAAAGCGGCGCCAATGATTTTCTGAACAAGCCCTTTTTGACAGAGGAGTTTTATTGCAGAATCACCCAGAACATCGATTTGCTGCGGCATATCAAACGGGTTAAGGAGCTTTCCAGCCGGGATTACCTGACCAACCTGTTCAATCGCAGGTCCTTCTTTGAATACGGTCAAAAGCTCTATGCCTCGGCAATGCGCGATCAAACGGTCATCGCCGTAGCCATGCTGGACGTGGATGAATTCAAAAGCGTCAACGATTCCTTCGGCCATGATGCGGGGGACGAGGTGCTCAAGACCGTGGCCGACACCCTCATGGAGTCTTTCCGGGAAACCGACATCGTCTCCCGATTCGGCGGGGACGAGTTTTGCATAATCATGGCGAATCCCGACCAAAACGAAGTGCCCGCGCTCCTGGAAAGAATCCGCACGGCCGTGGAGAATAAATACATAGAAGTGGACGGCCAACAGGTCAATGTCAGTATCAGCGTGGGCGCCTGCACCGAGTTATGCGACTCCCTGGACATCATGATCAAGAAGGCGGACCAAATGCTGCGGCAGGCCAAACGCGCAGGTAAAAATAATGTGCAATTGATTAGCGCGTGTTAG
- a CDS encoding TetR/AcrR family transcriptional regulator: protein MSLKRAVSDGDKQKKRQLIIDTAARLFRSSNFQDIKMIDVAKAAGMAKGTVFLYFKTKEEVFLELSKQNFSVFFTQANAALEQALASEEPRSMDTFSDSVTAILEMAPLMRPLASITSAILEQNISYEAALEYKTFLNSNLEQTGNMIEQYFPALKPGAGVKILVWSFSLMIGLQQLSEPSEICKEVMSKAPLPHLDMDFHSEFSKVLRILLVGLGC, encoded by the coding sequence ATGTCGCTCAAAAGGGCCGTCAGTGACGGAGACAAACAAAAAAAACGCCAACTGATCATTGATACGGCCGCCAGGCTATTTCGCTCTTCCAATTTTCAGGACATAAAAATGATTGATGTGGCCAAAGCCGCCGGCATGGCCAAAGGAACGGTGTTTCTCTATTTTAAGACCAAGGAAGAGGTTTTTCTTGAGCTTTCCAAGCAGAATTTTTCCGTGTTTTTCACCCAGGCTAACGCAGCCTTGGAACAGGCCCTTGCCTCGGAAGAACCGCGATCGATGGATACATTCTCCGATTCGGTGACCGCCATTTTGGAAATGGCTCCTCTCATGCGTCCTTTGGCGTCCATCACCAGCGCCATCCTGGAACAAAACATCAGCTATGAAGCGGCTCTGGAGTATAAAACTTTTTTAAACTCCAATCTGGAACAAACCGGAAATATGATCGAACAGTATTTCCCGGCGTTGAAGCCAGGCGCGGGCGTGAAGATCCTGGTCTGGAGCTTTAGCCTGATGATCGGCCTGCAGCAGCTTTCCGAGCCTTCGGAAATTTGCAAGGAAGTCATGTCCAAGGCGCCCCTGCCCCATCTGGACATGGATTTTCACTCGGAATTCAGTAAGGTACTCAGGATATTGCTTGTCGGCTTGGGGTGTTGA
- a CDS encoding RT0821/Lpp0805 family surface protein gives MEKGGKIGVILLSASLFFLGLSIFYFSYKVSQIHGQIPQLLAQVESTSQRIEPVILEVAQIREQVPDIIKEVEQVRLTVDKAIAEVEAYRAIIPEVTAEAGRIREQIPPVLEEVEATRKMILAIAPPDPERKKKPKASMPEILAEVRQVRETVPKILAESKAIREDVPKVIASLDKASDAVQAASTEVKETRPLVPGILEEVKTTREALPGLLDQAEAITRNARQVGEEAGQGAVGGMITGVLTSPLRLMESMGSTFTGWIWPDELKALTEEDKKLLAQKSAEIIEKDKIGTLRTWKNAKSGNHGTIKLLAKADESGKECRLLEFKGEVGGEKQNLILRLCKDEKGAWSVSET, from the coding sequence ATGGAGAAGGGCGGAAAGATCGGAGTCATCCTATTATCGGCCAGCTTGTTTTTTCTTGGCCTGTCCATTTTTTATTTTTCCTATAAGGTTTCTCAAATCCATGGACAAATTCCCCAATTGTTAGCCCAGGTGGAATCCACCAGCCAACGCATAGAGCCCGTGATTCTGGAGGTTGCTCAAATCCGGGAGCAGGTTCCGGACATCATCAAAGAGGTGGAGCAAGTGCGCCTTACCGTCGACAAGGCCATTGCCGAGGTGGAGGCCTATCGGGCTATTATTCCGGAAGTTACGGCCGAGGCGGGCAGAATCCGGGAGCAGATTCCTCCCGTGCTGGAAGAGGTGGAAGCCACCCGGAAGATGATCCTGGCCATTGCGCCCCCGGACCCGGAGCGTAAAAAGAAACCCAAGGCCTCCATGCCTGAAATTCTTGCGGAAGTGCGGCAGGTGCGGGAGACAGTCCCGAAGATTCTGGCTGAGTCCAAGGCCATCAGGGAAGACGTGCCGAAGGTCATAGCCAGCCTGGACAAGGCCTCCGACGCGGTTCAGGCCGCTTCCACGGAGGTGAAGGAAACGCGGCCGCTGGTCCCCGGCATACTGGAGGAAGTGAAAACCACCCGGGAAGCGCTGCCCGGGCTTTTGGACCAGGCCGAGGCAATCACCCGGAACGCCCGCCAGGTTGGGGAGGAAGCCGGCCAGGGCGCCGTGGGCGGCATGATTACGGGCGTGCTTACCTCGCCCCTGAGACTCATGGAGTCCATGGGCTCCACCTTTACCGGCTGGATATGGCCGGATGAGCTGAAGGCCCTGACCGAGGAAGACAAAAAGCTGCTGGCTCAAAAATCGGCGGAAATCATCGAAAAAGATAAGATCGGAACCCTTAGAACTTGGAAAAATGCCAAAAGCGGCAACCACGGAACTATCAAACTTTTGGCAAAGGCTGACGAAAGTGGCAAAGAATGCAGGCTGTTGGAATTCAAAGGGGAAGTGGGAGGAGAAAAGCAAAATTTGATCCTAAGGCTTTGCAAGGATGAAAAAGGCGCATGGTCCGTCAGTGAAACATAA